Below is a window of Chryseobacterium arthrosphaerae DNA.
GAAAGAATTTTTAATTGATGTCAGAATAGAGAATATTGCTGATACTGATATTGTTTACAAGATGAAAGAACTGGCATTAAAAAATAATATTTACCTGTAAAGTTAAGTACTGTAAACAAAGAAAGCCTATCGCAAAAGCGGTAGGCTTTTTTTATGATGTATATTGTGATGATGGAAAATGATGTTTTTTTATCATAATTCATTATGTGTTTGTATAATTGTACTATTTATTGTAAAATAAACAGTAATTTTTTAAAATTGTTTCTGTATTGTGCTAAGTTCATAATGCTGAAGCATAAGAGTTTGTAACGTAGCGTGATATCTTTAAAAACAGAGAAAACAGGAACCTTGCCCTGAACATTTCTTTTGTGTTTTATGAAAGAAATGCTGTGGCTGTTTTTAAGTTGGTATACTTATTTCTGTTAGAGCATTAAGATATAATAAGGAATACAGGCTTTAATAGCCAAAGCTATGGCTTCTTATTGGCTTTAAATACAGAAAACACAGATCATTATTTTTATGGAGAGTTTTAAAATTGAACCATTCCTGCACAGTGAGAACAGCTCACATTATATTAATACAAAAATACTGTCAGACTTACTTATTGCAAGACCTGATCAGCTTTTTCAGCCGCATAGGATACTATTCAACTGTATCCATCTTTTCCTTGAAGGAGAAGGAGTATTTCATGTAGATTTTAAAGCAATCAATGTGAAGCCAAGGCATATCCTTTTTGTTTCTCCTTATCAGGTCAGTCAGTTTCAGCATGATCCCAAGTATAAAAGCAAAGTAATGATTTTTACTGAAGACTTTTTTTGTAAAAGTATGATCCAGTCACAGTTTTACAGTGAAACCAATCTGTTTAATGATCCTCTGACTCTGCCTTATTTTGATCTGGGTGAAAGGTTTGAGGAAGTCTGTGTTTTATTTGAATATATCCAGAATGAGCTGGCCAGGCCACACAGTGAAATGCAGGGGATTATTCTGAATAATTATCTGTTTAATATACTTCTGATTACAGAGGAGATATCCGTAAGTTCCAAAATCAATTTTGATTTTTGTACCAACAGGCTTTTAGTGACCCGATTTAAATCTCTTGTTAATAAGAATCTGAATCAGCATTATGGTCTGGATTATTATAGCAGTGAATTGAATGTGAGCTTAAGAACACTTCAGAATGCATTCCTAAAAGTGGAAAATCAGACCCCAAAACAATGGCTGATCAACAGAATGATCCTGGAAATTAAAAGAAACCTGATGTATGGCGGGATCAGTATAAGCGAGATAGCTTACGGGCTGGGCTTCAAGGAAGTGACTAATTTTACCAAATTTTTTAAAATTAAAACAGGACTTACCCCAACACAGTTCAGAAATAATTACGGGAAATAATTTGTACCATTTTTTTACGCATTTCTATTACCGGGACTACCAATTAAAGGCTAATTTAGCTGCGTAATTGTGTCAGGGAGATTACTGCATTATTATCATTTTGTGTAAACAGGTGAAGAATAATGTATGATGAATTTTTTTATCATTTGTGTTTTTAGGCCACATCTTCTACAGATGTGGTTTTTCTTTTTACAGCATCATGGATCTGAAAAATTTTAAGTATAGAGTCAGTATTTCCGGGTAAATCCGTCA
It encodes the following:
- a CDS encoding AraC family transcriptional regulator, giving the protein MESFKIEPFLHSENSSHYINTKILSDLLIARPDQLFQPHRILFNCIHLFLEGEGVFHVDFKAINVKPRHILFVSPYQVSQFQHDPKYKSKVMIFTEDFFCKSMIQSQFYSETNLFNDPLTLPYFDLGERFEEVCVLFEYIQNELARPHSEMQGIILNNYLFNILLITEEISVSSKINFDFCTNRLLVTRFKSLVNKNLNQHYGLDYYSSELNVSLRTLQNAFLKVENQTPKQWLINRMILEIKRNLMYGGISISEIAYGLGFKEVTNFTKFFKIKTGLTPTQFRNNYGK